The DNA segment CTGCTTGAACCCGCGCAGGCGGTCGACGTCGATCGACGGCGTCCCGAAGTCCACGCCCCACTGCGACGCGTGCTTCGTCTCGGCGAGCAGCTTGGCCACGTGCAGCAGCGCCTTGGACGGGATGCAGCCGCGGTACGTACACACGCCACCGGGATTGGCCTCCTCGTCGATGAGGACGACAGGCATCCCGAGATCCGCGGCGAGAAACGCGGCAGCGTGGCCGCCAGGCCCCGCGCCGAGCACGACAAGTGGGAGGAGATCGGACATGGACGGACTACAGGCTCAGCAAGAACGGCTGCTCCAGCGCTTCGGCGACGAAGCGGAGGAAGCGCATGGCGTCGGCGCCGTCGATCACGCGGTGATCGTAGGAGAGCGACAGCGGCAGCATCAGACGCGGCTCGAACGTGGAGCCGTTCCACACAGGCTCCATCGCCGAGCGCGACATCCCCATGATCGCCACTTCCGGGTGATTGACGATGGGCGTGAACGCCGTGCCGCCGATCCCGCCGAGATTGGTGATCGTGAAGCAGCCGCCGGACATCTCGTCCATCGTGAGCTTGCCGGTGCGCGCCTTCTCGGCGAGCTGCGCGAGCTCCGCGGCAATCTGCGAGATGGACTTGCTGTCCACGTCGCGCAGCACCGGCACGAGCAGTCCGCGCTCGGTGTCCACGGCGATGCCGACGTTGACGTACGACTTGTGAACGATCTCTTCAGCGGCGATGTCCACCGACACGTTGAAGTTCGGGAACTTGCGCAGCGCCACGCCGATCACCTTCGTGATGATCGCCGTGACGGTCAGCTTGCCCCCGCCGGCTTCGACGCGCTTGCCGAACTGCTTGCGCAGCTGTTCGAGCGCGGTGATGTCCACCTTCTCGAACTGCGTCACGTGCGGGATGGTGTGCCAGCTCGCCACCATGTGCTCGGCGGTCTTGCGGCGGATGCCGCGCATCGCCTTGCGCTCGACCGCGCCGAACGCGGTGAAGTCGGGCAGCGGCTCGTACGCGAACCCGCCACCGCCGGCAACACCGGCCGGCCCCGCCACCTTGCCGGTGATCACGTTCTTGGCGTGCGCCCGCACATCGGCTTCGGAGATGCGCCCGCCCTTGCCCGACCCCGGCACGTCGGCGATGTCGAGACCGAGTTCTCGCGCGAGGCGACGCACCGACGGTGCGGCAGGCACGTTGGGCCGCGGCGGCGCCACGGCCCCCGTGCCCGCGCCCTTCGACGCTGATGCAGCAGGCGCACTGGCTGCCTGCGAACCCGTGGTCGACGCTGTCGGCGTGGGCGTCGTACCCGGAGCGGCGGGAGCGGCCGCTGCGGGAGGCGCGGCTGCGGCAGGCGCGGGCGCACTCGCGGCAGGGGCAGCGCCCGTGGCACCTTCCAGCACGAGTACCAACTGACCGACGAGCACGTGGTCGCCGTCCTTGACGGCTACCGACGTCACGACGCCGGCGGCCGGCGATGGCACTTCGACGGTCGCCTTGTCCGTCTCGAGCTCGAGCAGTCCCTGGTCGGCGGCCACCGTATCGCCCGCCTTCACGAGCACGTGCAGGATGTCGCCACCCTTCACGCTCTCACCGAGCGACGGCAGGCGTACCTCGATCGTGCTCGACTGCTGCGACGATGCTGGTGCGCTCGCGGCGGGCGCTTCGTACGCAGCCGCGGGCTCGGCCTTCTGCTCGTCGGCCGGCACAGGCGCCGCGGCCTCGGCGGGCGCCGGTGCGGCAGCCGCGGCGTCACCACTCACGGCGAACACCACCTGGCCAACGTCGATCCGATCCCCGTCCTTCACCTTCACCTCGGTGACCGTACCCGCGATCGACGACGGCACTTCGACGGTCGCCTTGTCCGTCTCGAGCTCCAGCACCGGCTGATCGACGATCACGACGTCTCCGGCCTTGACCAGCACCTTGAGCACGTCGCCCGCCTTGACGTTGTCGCCCAGCGAGGGCAGCCTGAATTCGTTCGCCATGTCCGTGGTGATACCTGAAACCCTGAAATTCTCTAAGCCCGTGCCGGGTCGAGCTTGTCCGGGTTGATGCCCAGATCCTTGAAGGCGGCCCGCACCACCTTCATGTCGATCTGCTTCTCGCGCGCGAGCAGCGACAGCGTGGCCGCCACCACGTGACGTGCGTCGACCTCGAAGTGATCGCGCAGCGCCTCACGGCTCTCGCTGCGGCCGAAGCCGTCGGTGCCGAGCGCGATCATCGGCTGCGCGATGTGGTGATCGATGCCGTGCGGCAGCAGCTTCACGTAATCGGATGCCGTCACGACCACGCCGGGCGCGCCGGCCAGGCTCGTGCCCACCCACGACTGCTTCGGCGCCTCGCCGGGATGCAGCATGTTCCAGCGATCCACCGACTGGCAGTCGCGCTGCAGTTCCGTGTAGCTCGTCACGCTCCACACGTCGGCGGCGACGCCGTACTTCTCCAGCATCGCGGCGGCGTCGATCACGCCGGGCAGGATCGCGCCGCTGCCGAGCAGCTGCGCATGCGCCTTCGGCTTCTTCAACCCGGACGACTGCAGGCGGTACAG comes from the Acidobacteriota bacterium genome and includes:
- a CDS encoding 2-oxo acid dehydrogenase subunit E2; amino-acid sequence: MANEFRLPSLGDNVKAGDVLKVLVKAGDVVIVDQPVLELETDKATVEVPSSIAGTVTEVKVKDGDRIDVGQVVFAVSGDAAAAAPAPAEAAAPVPADEQKAEPAAAYEAPAASAPASSQQSSTIEVRLPSLGESVKGGDILHVLVKAGDTVAADQGLLELETDKATVEVPSPAAGVVTSVAVKDGDHVLVGQLVLVLEGATGAAPAASAPAPAAAAPPAAAAPAAPGTTPTPTASTTGSQAASAPAASASKGAGTGAVAPPRPNVPAAPSVRRLARELGLDIADVPGSGKGGRISEADVRAHAKNVITGKVAGPAGVAGGGGFAYEPLPDFTAFGAVERKAMRGIRRKTAEHMVASWHTIPHVTQFEKVDITALEQLRKQFGKRVEAGGGKLTVTAIITKVIGVALRKFPNFNVSVDIAAEEIVHKSYVNVGIAVDTERGLLVPVLRDVDSKSISQIAAELAQLAEKARTGKLTMDEMSGGCFTITNLGGIGGTAFTPIVNHPEVAIMGMSRSAMEPVWNGSTFEPRLMLPLSLSYDHRVIDGADAMRFLRFVAEALEQPFLLSL